The Podospora pseudopauciseta strain CBS 411.78 chromosome 7 map unlocalized CBS411.78m_7.2, whole genome shotgun sequence genome contains a region encoding:
- a CDS encoding uncharacterized protein (EggNog:ENOG503P7H0) encodes MEPQPPSPPFPASSALKTIAKYKQRSFDTSLNSHIPLLESAKNPSSPDVVLIGDSMIERMLTTANCGPNLVSPWPSQTMLPKDNSKQFQAGRVLNLGVGGDKIQNVAYRLVGDPTQCLKSVADMLAARRSVKLWVLQVGTNNLSPKKGLGDGDVDALRALVEALLDIGAEGCKVLVTGLFLRKDIPWEKIKQANEKIRQVVENFASGHPASVLWLPATEEVKEEHLVDHVHLSEAGYKIWIGRSLADETMRVWVMAECTAKD; translated from the coding sequence ATGGAGCCACAGCCACCATCTCCGCCATTTCCTGCCAGCAGCGCTCTAAAAACTATTGCTAAATACAAACAACGTTCTTTCGACACCTCACTCAACTCCCACATTCCCCTCCTCGAGTCCGCAAAgaacccctcctctcctgaCGTTGTTCTTATAGGAGACTCCATGATCGAACGGatgctcaccaccgccaactgCGGCCCAAACCTCGTCTCGCCTTGGCCATCACAAACCATGCTTCCAAAGGATAACAGCAAGCAGTTTCAAGCAGGCCGAGTTCTCAActtgggagtgggaggtgaCAAGATACAGAATGTGGCCTACCGCCTGGTTGGTGACCCAACGCAGTGTCTCAAAAGTGTTGCAGACATGTTGGCCGCGCGGAGAAGTGTAAAGTTGTGGGTTTTACAGGTTGGGACTAATAACCTGAGCCCCAAGAAAGGgctgggagatggagatgtcgATGCTCTAAGGGCCTTGGTAGAGGCCCTGCTGGACATAGGAGCAGAGGGTTGTAAGGTGTTAGTGACGGGATTATTCTTGCGAAAGGATATACCCTGGGAGAAGATCAAACAGGCGAATGAAAAGATTCGTCAAGTGGTAGAGAATTTTGCGAGTGGCCACCCAGCAAGTGTGTTGTGGCTTCCTGCGAcagaggaggtcaaggaggaacACTTGGTAGACCACGTGCATTTGAGCGAGGCTGGATACAAAATATGGATTGGGAGGTCACTGGCTGACGAGACTATGAGGGTATGGGTTATGGCAGAATGCACAGCCAAGGATTAA
- a CDS encoding uncharacterized protein (COG:C; EggNog:ENOG503P3VE), producing the protein MAAAFIKAANAKIRSNPWTDYFCSTHFWGPASNFTIPLAAIADTQKSPDLISGKMTCALIVYAFTFMRFSLAVIPPNRLLFGCHTINATAQSVQGYRFMDWHYWGGKEKKLLAEKEAAAKGQPVLVVEKVQNENHLEKK; encoded by the exons ATGGCCGCTGCGTTCATCAAGGCGGCAAATGCCAAGATCAGGTCCAATCCCTGGACCGATTACTTTTGCTCGACGC ACTTTTGGGGCCCGGCTTCCAACTTCACCATTCCTCTCGCGGCCATAGCGGATACGCAGAAGAGCCCTGACTT AATATCCGGCAAGATGACCTGCGCCCTCATCGTTTACGCCTTCACGTTCATGCGTTTCTCGCTTGCTGTCATACCACCCAACCGTCTTTTGTTCGGCTGCCACACCATTAATGCCACTGCTCAAAGCGTGCAAGGCTACCGCTTCATGGATTGGCATTACTggggaggaaaggaaaagaagctGCTTGCTGAGAAGGAGGCAGCTGCCAAGGGGCAGCCCGtcctggtggtggagaaagTTCAAAATGAGAATCATCTAGAAAAGAAATAG